A genomic region of Zalophus californianus isolate mZalCal1 chromosome 11, mZalCal1.pri.v2, whole genome shotgun sequence contains the following coding sequences:
- the C11H11orf87 gene encoding uncharacterized protein C11orf87 homolog isoform X1: MCFSWKSLVPWERKRARGHAFQAGPERISWAPLASWPACLPAVAPSVLRSRAHPLPHQGVVLGGVGSVLFLPGGNGVPERGSLVGPAPPSPAPMSARAPKELRLALPPCLLNRTFASPNASGSGHASARGPGAGGSGGGTCITQVGQQLFQSFSSTLVLIVLVTLIFCLIVLSLSTFHIHKRRMKKRKMQRAQEEYERDHCSSNPGGRGLPPAGGQAPTHAKETRLERQPRDFAFCAPSDASSSSSCPGRPRQGPCAPPPPPPAPSPQGAHETSCLDTAGEGLLQTVVLS, from the exons ATGTGCTTTAGCTGGAAAAG CCTGGTGCCTTGGGAGAGGAAAAGGGCGCGCGGACACGCGTTCCAGGCGGGGCCGGAGAGGATCTCCTGGGCACCGCTCGCTTCCTGGCCGGCTTGCTTGCCCGCAGTTGCTCCCTCAGTCCTTCGCTCGCGCGCGCATCCCCTCCCACACCAGGGAGTAGTTTTGGGTGGCGTGGGCTCCGTCCTCTTCTTGCCTGGTGGGAACGGTGTGCCCGAGAGAGGAAGTCTGGTGGGCCcggcccctcccagcccagcgCCGATGAGTGCCAGGGCGCCCAAGGAGCTGAGGCTGGCGCTGCCGCCGTGTCTCCTCAACCGGACCTTTGCTTCCCCCAACGCCAGCGGCAGCGGCCACGCGAGTGCCCGTGGCCCGGGTGCGGGAGGCAGCGGCGGCGGCACCTGCATCACGCAGGTGGGACAGCAGCTCTTCCAGTCCTTCTCCTCCACGCTGGTGCTGATTGTCCTGGTCACCCTTATCTTCTGCCTCATCGTGCTGTCGCTCTCCACCTTCCACATCCACAAGCGCAGGATGAAGAAGCGGAAGATGCAGAGGGCGCAGGAGGAATATGAGCGGGATCACTGCAGCAGCAACCCCGGCGGCAGGGGGCTGCCCCCGGCGGGCGGCCAGGCCCCAACCCACGCGAAAGAAACCCGGCTGGAGAGGCAGCCCCGGGACTTTGCCTTCTGCGCCCCCTCCGACGCCTCCTCTTCGTCTTCGTGCCCTGGCCGCCCGCGCCAGGGTCCCTGcgctcccccgcctcccccgccgGCCCCCAGTCCTCAGGGAGCCCACGAAACCTCCTGTTTGGACACAGCTGGCGAGGGCCTTTTGCAAACGGTGGTACTCTCCTGA
- the C11H11orf87 gene encoding uncharacterized protein C11orf87 homolog isoform X2, with protein sequence MSARAPKELRLALPPCLLNRTFASPNASGSGHASARGPGAGGSGGGTCITQVGQQLFQSFSSTLVLIVLVTLIFCLIVLSLSTFHIHKRRMKKRKMQRAQEEYERDHCSSNPGGRGLPPAGGQAPTHAKETRLERQPRDFAFCAPSDASSSSSCPGRPRQGPCAPPPPPPAPSPQGAHETSCLDTAGEGLLQTVVLS encoded by the coding sequence ATGAGTGCCAGGGCGCCCAAGGAGCTGAGGCTGGCGCTGCCGCCGTGTCTCCTCAACCGGACCTTTGCTTCCCCCAACGCCAGCGGCAGCGGCCACGCGAGTGCCCGTGGCCCGGGTGCGGGAGGCAGCGGCGGCGGCACCTGCATCACGCAGGTGGGACAGCAGCTCTTCCAGTCCTTCTCCTCCACGCTGGTGCTGATTGTCCTGGTCACCCTTATCTTCTGCCTCATCGTGCTGTCGCTCTCCACCTTCCACATCCACAAGCGCAGGATGAAGAAGCGGAAGATGCAGAGGGCGCAGGAGGAATATGAGCGGGATCACTGCAGCAGCAACCCCGGCGGCAGGGGGCTGCCCCCGGCGGGCGGCCAGGCCCCAACCCACGCGAAAGAAACCCGGCTGGAGAGGCAGCCCCGGGACTTTGCCTTCTGCGCCCCCTCCGACGCCTCCTCTTCGTCTTCGTGCCCTGGCCGCCCGCGCCAGGGTCCCTGcgctcccccgcctcccccgccgGCCCCCAGTCCTCAGGGAGCCCACGAAACCTCCTGTTTGGACACAGCTGGCGAGGGCCTTTTGCAAACGGTGGTACTCTCCTGA